TTGGACAGGATCGCGTCGATACGATCAACCTCGTACAGCAATTTATCGATGTAGCCGGATTTTTCGGCATCATGGGCCAGTACCGGTTTCAGAATCTGGGCGAACAGGCCGATAGCATTGAGAGGGTTGCGGATTTCATGGGCCATGCCGGCCGAAACATGGCCAAGGGCTGCGAGTTTCTCAGCCTGCAGGATTTCCGCATGCGCCAGTTCAAGTTCTCGGGTTTTTTCCGCGACGCGACGCTCCAGCTCCAGGTTCCAGCTTTCGATTTCGTTTAACAGCCGTTCCCGTTCCTGACGCAACTCCCGATTGTGTATCTCGATGCGCCGGATACGAAGGACATTTTCAATCCTTTCTACAAGATCCTGGTTTTTGAAGGGCTTGAGAATATAATCAGCAGCGCCGGCCTTCATAACCTCCACGGCGATCTGCTCGCTGCCTTTGCCGGTCAGCATGATGACGTAGGTGTCGGGATGATGCTGCCGCAGATATCGCAGGGTCGTCATGCCGTCCATAACAGGCATCATGTAGTCAAGCAGCACCAGGGCAGGCGACTGCCGCGAGACAATCTTCAGGCACTCCTGACCGCTCTGGGCCGTGAGCACCTCAAAGCCGCGACTGGTCAGCACCATCCTCGCCAACTGCAGGATTATTGCCTCGTCGTCCACCACCAGAATCCGGTTGGGCATACCTGTCTCCACTGAAGGCTGAAAAAACGCCGTAACGCCATCGGGCGGCCCTTATACAACGCCTTCAAGGATAACCTTCACCAATTCGCGAATGCAAGGGGGAAATACCGACTGGCCAGCAACCCTGCGCATGGCAAAAAAAAGAGGCGACCACCTGTCGCCTCGCAGACATTTGAAACCGGGAAGGAATCAGTTCGGCACCCGGACGGTCATGACCGGAACCGGGGATTTGCGCACCACCTTTTCCGCCGTGCTGCCGAACAGCACATGATCCAGGCCGGAGCGCCCCTGCGTGCCCATGATAATGAGATCGGCGGACAACTCCCGGGCCTTTTTGATGATCTCGTCAAACGGGATCCCCGGCAGAATGAAGGTCTGGTAATTTTCAAAATCTTCCAGGTGCATGACGCAAAACTTTTCCATCATCTTTCGCGCGCCTTCTTCGATTTCCTCTTCCAGGGACTCAAAAGAGATGTGGGGAACGTAAAATCCCTTGAGATCCACCGGTTCGTTGATAACGTGCACGATGGCGAGCAGAGCCTGGTACTTACGCGCCATGGCCAGCGCATATCCAAAAGCGTACTCGGAGTTTTCAGAAAAATCCGTGGCAAAGAG
This portion of the Syntrophotalea acetylenica genome encodes:
- a CDS encoding response regulator, with translation MPNRILVVDDEAIILQLARMVLTSRGFEVLTAQSGQECLKIVSRQSPALVLLDYMMPVMDGMTTLRYLRQHHPDTYVIMLTGKGSEQIAVEVMKAGAADYILKPFKNQDLVERIENVLRIRRIEIHNRELRQERERLLNEIESWNLELERRVAEKTRELELAHAEILQAEKLAALGHVSAGMAHEIRNPLNAIGLFAQILKPVLAHDAEKSGYIDKLLYEVDRIDAILSKLLDASKGPKVTLKPVCLVETIDRILDGFDEQLKSCHVKVERQYEQVPPPIMADIGEIEQIFNNLFANSLYEMQHGGCLGVTVRYDSNKVSIAVSDTGSGIPKENLTKIFDPFFTTKAKGTGFGLSVVLRIVKTYQGHISVRSTEGEGTVFNLEFPLAVSCC
- a CDS encoding universal stress protein, with protein sequence MKDFKTILFATDFSENSEYAFGYALAMARKYQALLAIVHVINEPVDLKGFYVPHISFESLEEEIEEGARKMMEKFCVMHLEDFENYQTFILPGIPFDEIIKKARELSADLIIMGTQGRSGLDHVLFGSTAEKVVRKSPVPVMTVRVPN